The following are encoded in a window of Rosa chinensis cultivar Old Blush chromosome 4, RchiOBHm-V2, whole genome shotgun sequence genomic DNA:
- the LOC112200548 gene encoding formin-like protein 7 translates to MLTTTTCGSEPITMKTSPPPPSSSSAPDPSSLLGFGYSKISLPLHHHHHPQPLLRRCISDPYTPPAPPQTNPFLSAGHSPDRNPPKTSSPFPTHFNSSLPPLPPPQAPTLRRSVSDLNPSPAKTFSRSSSSNEMSVETDSDTPNSKRLKRMKGRLKEMSEWCRQLMRDEDLEQDEELEIGAGQDIPDIDATRDIPNDTSTEDSSEKEFSESVSVEKKDDSLVIHFRCHCDKAYQFLLNGGDCYYKLM, encoded by the exons ATGCTGACCACCACCACCTGTGGCTCTGAACCCATCACCATGAAAAcgtcgccgccgccgccgtccTCCTCCTCAGCTCCAGACCCATCTTCTCTCCTCGGTTTCGGCTACTCCAAGATCTCCCTCcctctccaccaccaccaccaccctcaACCCCTTCTCCGCCGCTGCATTTCCGACCCCTACACTCCTCCGGCGCCGCCGCAAACCAACCCATTTCTCTCCGCCGGTCACTCTCCCGATCGCAACCCACCCAAGACTTCCTCCCCGTTCCCGACCCACTTCAACTCCTCCCTCCCGCCTCTCCCTCCGCCGCAGGCGCCGACCCTCCGCCGCTCCGTCTCCGATCTCAACCCCTCTCCGGCCAAGACCTTCTCCCGCTCCTCCAGCTCGAACGAGATGTCCGTCGAGACTGACTCCGACACCCCCAATTCCAAG AGGCTGAAGAGGATGAAGGGTCGCCTGAAAGAGATGAGTGAGTGGTGCAGGCAGCTCATGCGTGATGAAGATTTGGAACAGGATGAAGAACTTGAAATTGGAGCCGGTCAAGATATTCCTGACATTGATGCCACTCGAGATATTCCCAATGACACTTCTACTGAG GATAGCAGTGAGAAAGAATTTTCAGAATCTGTGAGTGTGGAGAAGAAGGATGACTCTCTGGTCATTCACTTCAGGTGCCACTGTGACAAAGCCTATCAGTTCCTTCTAAATGGAGGTGACTGCTACTACAAGCTCATGTAG
- the LOC112197697 gene encoding haloacid dehalogenase-like hydrolase domain-containing protein At2g33255 — MPQFLPRTTAALFLSPKFKIPKLPMAAAPNTTVSVSTSAGPRARLRGVVFDMDGTLTVPVIDFSAMYKAVLGEKEYIRIRAESPSGIDILHHIESWSVDKQQKAYDTVADFERQGLERLQIMPGAAELCGFLDSKNIRRGLITRNVKSAVDLFHERFRLSFSPALSREFRPYKPDPAPLLHICSTWEVNPSEVMMVGDSLKDDVACGKRAGAFACLLDEVGRYDSPEFANVDYKPDFKVSSLTEVHSILEKHFDLAP, encoded by the exons ATGCCCCAATTCCTGCCCAGAACCACCGCCGCTCTCTTCCTCTCCCCCAAATTCAAAATCCCCAAACTACCCATGGCCGCGGCCCCCAACACCACTGTATCTGTCTCCACCTCCGCCGGGCCGAGGGCTCGCCTCCGGGGCGTGGTGTTCGACATGGACGGAACCCTAACGGTCCCCGTCATCGATTTCTCGGCAATGTACAAAGCCGTGCTCGGCGAGAAGGAGTACATCAGAATCAGGGCCGAGAGTCCTTCCGGGATTGATATTCTGCACCACATTGAGAGCTGGAGCGTCGACAAGCAGCAGAAGGCCTACGACACCGTCGCCGATTTCGAGCGCCAGGGACTCGAACGACTGCAGATCATGCCTG GTGCAGCAGAACTCTGTGGTTTTCTAGATTCTAAAAATATAAG GCGGGGATTAATCACACGCAATGTCAAGAGCGCGGTTGATTTGTTTCATGAACGATTCAGG TTGTCATTTTCTCCAGCACTGAGTAGGGAATTTCGACCTTACAAACCGGATCCGGCTCCATTACTGCATATATGTTCAACCTGGGAAGTTAACCCTAGTGAAGTAATGATGGTTGGAGATTCCCTTAAAGATGAC GTGGCTTGTGGGAAGCGAGCAGGAGCATTTGCATGCTTGCTTGATGAAGTGGGGAGGTATGACTCTCCGGAATTTGCCAATGTTGATTACAAACCAGATTTCAAGGTGTCTTCCCTAACGGAAGTCCATTCGATATTGGAAAAACATTTTGACTTGGCACCTTGA
- the LOC112197613 gene encoding ammonium transporter 1 member 1 codes for MASLACSAPDLAQLLGPNSTAAATFICEQFSAVDSKFNDTSYAIDTTYLLFSAYLVFSMQLGFAMLCAGSVRAKNTMNIMLTNVLDAAAGGLFYYLFGFAFAFGGPSNGFIGRHFFGLKEVPNSSFDYSHFLYQWAFAIAAAGITSGSIAERTQFVAYLIYSSFLTGFVYPIVSHWIWSADGWASAFNTENLLFDSGVIDFAGSGVVHLVGGIAGFWGAFIEGPRIGRFDHSGRSVALRGHSATLVVLGTFLLWFGWYGFNPGSFNKILVSYGATYYGQWSAVGRTAVTTTLAGCTAALTTLFGKRIVSGHWNVTDVCNGLLGGFAAITSGCSVVEPWAAIICGFVAAAVLCACNKLAEKVKYDDPLEAAQLHGGCGAWGIIFTALFASKKYVNEVYPGVPGRPYGLFMGGGGKLLAAHAIQILVITGWVSATMGPLFFILHKLKLLRISAEDEMAGMDMTRHGGFAYVYHDEDDAGKPAGIQLRKVEPNSSTPNSV; via the coding sequence ATGGCGTCTCTGGCCTGCTCGGCTCCCGACCTGGCCCAACTGCTGGGCCCAAACAGCACCGCCGCCGCCACCTTCATCTGCGAGCAATTCTCCGCCGTCGACTCCAAGTTCAACGACACCTCCTACGCCATCGACACCACCTACCTCCTCTTCTCGGCCTACCTCGTCTTCTCCATGCAGCTCGGCTTCGCCATGCTCTGCGCCGGCTCCGTCCGCGCCAAGAACACCATGAACATCATGCTCACCAACGTCCTCGACGCCGCAGCGGGCGGCCTCTTCTACTACCTCTTCGGCTTCGCCTTCGCCTTCGGCGGCCCCTCTAACGGCTTCATCGGCCGCCACTTCTTCGGCCTCAAGGAAGTCCCCAACTCCAGCTTCGACTACAGTCACTTCCTCTACCAATGGGCCTTCGCCATCGCCGCCGCCGGCATCACCTCCGGCTCCATCGCCGAGCGGACTCAGTTCGTCGCCTACTTAATCTACTCCTCCTTCCTCACCGGCTTCGTCTACCCCATCGTCTCCCACTGGATCTGGTCCGCCGACGGCTGGGCCAGCGCCTTCAACACCGAGAACCTCCTGTTCGACTCCGGCGTCATCGACTTCGCCGGCTCCGGCGTCGTCCACTTGGTCGGAGGCATCGCCGGCTTCTGGGGAGCTTTTATCGAAGGTCCGAGAATCGGCCGGTTTGACCATTCCGGTCGCTCCGTTGCTCTTCGGGGCCACAGCGCCACCCTCGTCGTTCTCGGCACCTTTCTTCTCTGGTTCGGGTGGTACGGGTTCAACCCGGGTTCGTTTAACAAGATCCTAGTCTCCTACGGCGCTACCTACTACGGCCAGTGGTCCGCCGTCGGAAGAACCGCGGTCACCACCACTCTCGCCGGCTGCACCGCCGCGCTCACAACTCTCTTCGGGAAGAGAATCGTCTCCGGCCACTGGAACGTCACCGACGTCTGCAACGGCCTCCTCGGAGGCTTCGCTGCCATCACCTCCGGCTGCTCCGTCGTCGAGCCCTGGGCCGCGATCATCTGCGGGTTCGTCGCCGCCGCCGTCTTATGCGCCTGCAACAAACTCGCTGAGAAGGTCAAGTACGACGACCCCTTGGAGGCGGCTCAGCTCCACGGCGGGTGCGGCGCGTGGGGGATCATCTTTACCGCGCTTTTCGCGAGCAAGAAGTACGTGAACGAAGTGTACCCGGGTGTACCGGGTCGACCCTATGGGCTGTTCATGGGCGGCGGAGGCAAGCTGTTGGCGGCCCATGCGATCCAGATTCTGGTGATAACCGGGTGGGTCAGCGCCACCATGGGCCCTctcttcttcattcttcacaAGCTTAAGCTGCTGAGGATTTCGGCCGAGGATGAAATGGCGGGTATGGACATGACCCGGCACGGTGGGTTTGCTTACGTCTACCATGACGAAGACGACGCGGGTAAACCGGCCGGGATTCAACTTAGAAAAGTAGAGCCCAACTCTTCCACACCCAATTCcgtttaa